In a single window of the Drosophila albomicans strain 15112-1751.03 chromosome 3, ASM965048v2, whole genome shotgun sequence genome:
- the LOC117569701 gene encoding uncharacterized protein LOC117569701, with protein sequence MLDPISDTPLVLAYVFMSLLVLIVCFIIFNVVHKLYQGMSDDGAVIGARVGVSVSSSSSPSMLEVDALKTG encoded by the coding sequence ATGTTGGATCCCATCTCGGATACACCGCTGGTGCTGGCGTATGTCTTCATGTCGCTGTTGGTGCTCATTGTCTGCTTTATCATCTTTAATGTCGTCCACAAGCTGTATCAGGGCATGTCCGACGATGGCGCTGTTATCGGAGCTCGCGTGGGCGTGTcagtgagcagcagcagcagtccaTCGATGCTGGAAGTGGATGCCTTGAAAACCGGTTAA